Sequence from the Pedobacter sp. D749 genome:
TGCCGTCGGACGGAATTGGAAATAGGTATTAAATATTTGTCTTTTGTCGTTGTACTCTTTATTTGTTAAAGGCGAATCAAACAATATTTCAGGTATATTATCCTGTGGGAGATGTTTTTTTAATATCTCTACGATATGGAGCAGCGTTACTTTCATAAAATTTGGTTTAATGGTATTTAGTTATAATGGTGTACGATGGGGGAGATACTGATTGCGAAGTATGATCAATCGTAATTCAATCTGAATTTATTAAAGCATTATTTACCCGGAGTTCTTTAATAAGAAGCTGGAAACGGATGCGAATGAAGGAAAAGTGGATCTTTCAGACAGGAAATTCCAGAAAAGCCCTGTTGGGCCTCCAAAACTAGTGAGAGCGTTTTTTTGAGCATGGTTTTAGATTTTGATGTTTAAAAATACTAATTTATAACATATAAAACTACAAAATATATATTTTAAATCATACGTTGACTAAAATTTTATACCAGAGGCTACGAAAGCAGATTCATGTCTTAGCAAGGAATAGATTTTCCTTTCCTGGATTACCATTAAAATATATTGATGTAAAGGGAGGAAGATGCATAATTACCATCCGCTAATAAAAATGAGCGGCAGAAATTATGCATAATCTCATGGAAAGATGATTCGATAAGCCTCCTTATATCTTTCAGGGGTGGAGATTGGGAAGCCAATAATGAAAGTTGGGTGGCTTTTGACTTATATTATATTTTATATTGCCAACCTTTGGTGCCAATGCAATGTCTGGTGAAATCAGCTACCTTATGGCCCCAAAAAAACTGCACATCGTTGACAGGGCATTTGCATGGTGCATCATTTCCCCGTTTTTCAATGATTCCATCGCCATTTCTGAAGCTCTTTTCCGCATCGCTGTTTCATACGATACAATGGCTTCGTGTATAGAAACATGATGGCTGCCTGTCAGGCTCTCACTCAATTCCAGGGCATCAAGCATCGCCATATTAACGCCTTCTCCTGCAAACGGCGGCATTACATGGGCAGCATCGCCGATCATGGTAACATCAGGGAGGCTGTTCCAGGTTTGGTCTAAGGGCATGCAGTTGATTGGCCTCGGAATAAAAGGAGCCGCAGTATTTTCAAACAGTCCGTACCAAAGATCACTCCATCCGGTATATTCTTTCTTAAACCATTCCAACACCTCCAACCGGCTCGAAAAATCTAAACCGCTTCTTTTTGCCCAATCTTCTTCAGTTTTAAAACTTGCATAGAATCCGATTTCTCCATCTGCTTTCTGTCCCATTAGAATATTCTTTTCATTTCCGAAGGCCATTAATTTACCGCCACGGAGATGTCTGGTAATTTCGGGTACTTGTTGTTCAGCATTATCTATATTTCCCTCCAGCATCGTAATACCCGAATAAAACGCCTTAATGCCAGTAATGTAGGGCCTGATTTTTGAGTTGGCACCGTCTGCTCCAATCACCAGGTCAGCATACGCTTCCGATCCATTTTTAAAATGTAACAACCAGCCATCTTTTTGTTTTTCCATAAACAGGAATTGGCTGTCCCAAATTATATTTTCAGGATGCAATGAGTCCAGTAATATCTTCCGTAAAGCACCTCTGTCTATTTCAGGACGGAAATGTTCATGCCCGAAATCTTCTTCTTTCATTCGTTCGAGGTCATGGTCGCTAAAAACCACTTCACCGTTTTCATCGGTAATCGTTGTTTTGTCGGCTTCAGGCATATAATTGTTTTTAAATGCATCCAGCAATCCTGCTTTCCGTATGGCGGCCAGCCCCGAATTTTCGTGCAGGTCGAGCGGAGCACCCTGTACCCGTGCACTTCGGTTAACATCCCTTTCATATACTTTAACATCAATGCCCATCTGTTGTAAAAGCCTTGCCAGCGTAAGTCCGCCCGGGCCACCGCCTATAATGGCCACCTGCTTGTTTTTTAGTAACATATCTTTAAATTAGACTACAAAATTACTTTTGGTCGTCAACTAAAAATTGTAAAAAACGGTCGTTTTTATTTTTATACAACTCTTTGGGTGAAACCCCCGAAAGGCGTTTAACCTCTTTAATAAAATGAGACTGATCGGTAAAATTAAGTTGGGGATAAAGCGTTCCGGCTTTGATATGGGAGAGGGAAGCCTGAAAACGAAGGATTTTGCAATAAGCTTTCAACGGAAGTCCGAACTGTTGATTAAAATACCGGTTAATCTGGCGCGGGCTCCATAAAATCTTTTCACAGAGTTCAGCAACTGAAATCTCGCCGTCCTGCGCAAAAACCAGTTCAAACAATTTACTTTTCCGTACATCCACGTCCGCAGGTAGAAGTGCAGTGATTTTCTTGGTCATCATATCACAAAAGGCATCAAAATGATCGAGGTCTTCTATTTTCAAACCCCAGAAATCATCTGGCATCAGCCTCCCGCTATTGATGATATCAGCCACCGGAAAGCCGAAAATATATTCTATGGCAAGTGGATTAAAACTAACTGAACAGAAATCCGATATTTCCTGATCCGGATATTTAGGTTGGGTTTCCAGCCCCAGTAATGCAACCTGTATTTTGTTGTTATTGGTTTTTGAACAAATCAGGTCAATTCTTCCATTGGGAGTAACTACAGCCTTGTGATCATTGGAAAAGTTCTGCAGGGAGGAAAAACAATAAACAAAATCTTTTATCGATTCCTCAGGTTGAACGAGTTTAAAATCCAATGTGCCTCCCATGGTTAAAAATATTTCTGGTAAAATTAAATGTATTATTTCACCCTGCAGTACCGGTAAAAATAATTTAAGCACAGATGTCAAAACCTGTGTAGATCGGTGGTTAAAAACCTTATGATCTTTACTCTTTTATTAACCCGGCTCTTAGGCAAGGTCCGAATTATTCTTATCCGGCAGGTGTTTTTGCTTTCTCATTAAAAGGTAATGCGCATTGAAAACAACAACCGATATGAAAATGATACTGTATGCCGCCATTTGTAATGGACTAATGGGCTCATGGAATACCAAAGCTGCTATCATAAATCCAATAATCGGATTAATATTAAGCAACATTCCCACTGTTGACGAGTTCAACCCCTTTAAGGCATACAAATTTAAAAACAGGGGAATCACTGTAAAGCCAACTGCTATCAATTCTATGAGCAACCAAAAAAGCTTTTCAGTAGGTACAGGCCCGCTGTAGGCAGGGTAAAAGGGCAGCAGCATAAGTGCGGAAAGCGAAATGTGAAAGGTGAGCAGAATGAACTTATCAAACCCAGTATTTTTACGCTGGCTTACCAGGTAAGCGGCGTAGCTAAACCCAATCACAATGCCGTAAACCATATCCATAATATTGGCATACGATAACATCAGGCAGCCAAATATACTTAAGCCAACGGCAGTCCATTGCACTTTGTTAAGCTTTTCATGCAAAAGCCTGTAAGCGAGCAAAGTAGTAATAATAGGGCAAACCAGATAGGCAAGGGAGGTAGCCTTAATGCTTACATGATTGAGTACATAAATAAAGGAGAACCAGTTGATATTTAAGAAGATACTCCCGCCAATATTCAGCAAAAGCATATTCCGTCTCTCTTTGGAAGGTAAGGCCTTAATATTGGAAAAAGTTTTAACTAATTCTGTACGTTTAAACAACGTGGTAATTAAGAGCATCAATATCGCGCAGCTAAAAATGCGGTAAAATAAAATATCTACCGAAGAGTATGCACTTAAAGGTTTTAAAACTAAACTAAAAAAGCCCCATACTGCATAAGCGAATATAGCGGCCAGGTAATATTTTGCGGTTTTCACGGGTTGTTATGATCTTGATCTGACAAATATCATAAAATCCCGGGGCTTATTAAGCCATACTATTAAAAATACTAGAGAGTCAAGCCTCATCTTCTGCCAGGAGTCTATCCATTATATTGTTAAGGAATTTTGTTTTGTTCTTTTTTAGTGCTTTAAGAAAGGGGGAAGATTCATCAGTGTTGGCCAGGTGTTTTCCACCCCAAAGGGCTATTTCGATCACCGTGGGTATTAAGTCAATACCTTTTTTACTGAGTTGATAGAGCACTTTTACTTTGTTATCCGGATAGGGTAATTTGATAATTATTCCATGATCCTCCAGTACCTGTAATCTATTTGCTAATATATTCGTCGCTATTTTTTCTTCCGACTTTGTAAAATCACCGTAAGTGCGGGTTTTATGGAGCATGAGGTCCCTGACAATCAATAGCGACCACCTGTCTCCGAAAATATCCAGCGATGAACTGATGGGGCAATCGGAGCGCTTTTCACTTGTTTTCATGTTTCTTTTTATTATTTTACTTTTATATTGAAAGTAATTATTTAATTTTTTACTTGCAATTTAAAAGTATTATTTCTTTTTTTGTACTTGCAAATCAAAAGCAAAATTAATCATTTAAAACAATAAAAAGAAAATGACAGATTATTCAACAACACCAGGGGGTGAAAAAGTATTGGTAACCGGCGTTACCGGTTCAATCGGAAAAGCTACGGTTGAACAATTATTGAAAAAAGGAATTCCTGCAAGCCAAATTATCGGGCTTTCCCGCAAAAAAGAACAGATAGAAGATCTGGCAGCTAAAGGTGTCGAAGTGCGTTTTGGCGATTATTCCGATTATAATTCGTTATTACGTGCATTTGAAGGCATTGATAAAGTAATGCTCACTAGTGCGGTCGCTTTCACAGACCGGTCTACCCAACATTTCAATGCAATCACCGCCGCACGCCAGGCTGGTGTTAAACATGTGGTATATATGGCCATCATGCGTAAGGAAGGTTCAGGACGTATCATGCCTGAGGTTACGGAGTCAGACCTTTTTACAGAACAGGTACTTAAATCTTCGGGAATCGATTACACCATCGTGTACCACCCGCCCTTTATGGATGTTTTATCGCTTTACTTTGATCCTAATCCTTACGAAAATGGAATAAAAGTTCCTGCAAATAACGGAAAGATGGCTCCGGCTACAAGAGATGAACTGGCAGAAGCCCATGCCGTCATACTTTCTACGCCGGGGCACGCAAATAAAACCTACTCCTTGGGTGGCAGCCATCTTGTTTCGTTTGCCGGCATTGCAAAAATCCTTGGGGAAATAAAAGGGCAGGCTGTTCCTTTTACCACCATTACAACAGCTCAATATATTGATGGAATAATGGCAAACGGGGTTCCGCGTCATGTTGCCGAATTTATAACGGGTTGGGTAACCGCGATTGATGAAGGTGAATTTGAATATCAATCAGGCGATCTGGAACACTTATTGGGTAGAAAGACAAAAACTTACCAGGCGTACCTGGAATCAAAGTTGGCTTAGTACAGGGTCCGGTTACCATAAATGAAATGGTGGGCAATTTACCGTGGAGCCCAGTAATTTTATCAGCGTATAAAAGGCAAAACTAAGTGTTTTGGGTAGGAAGGGGGCTAAAGTAGACGGCTTTATCAGCCCAATCTTATTTATAGTAGCTAACAGAAAATGAAAAGCACAGGAATTAGCTGTCTGCTTTTTGAAATAGTTAGGCAGGTGTTACCAAAAATAAATGTGTGGCAATGAAACTATATGCTCACTAACTGATGGGAGTCGCGATGCATTTGCAAATCACATATTTATACAGGGAAACGATGTGTACATTGCCTGACAGGAAATTGCTCCCGGAAAGTCCACCTACCAGGTAAAATATTGGAAAAACGGATCTCTTGTCATTTTATCCAATGGACCTGAAAGTGCTTTTGGTTTATCTATAGCCATTTCGGGTGCTGATGTTTTTGTAGGCCGGTACCGGGATGGGGGATCAGGAACAGCCCAATACTGGAAAAATGGTACGGTTGTACCGCTTACTGATGGATCACGGGCTGCGCTCGTCCACAAAATAGTCGTAGTTAGGAAGTAAGTATTTAAACCGGTTTTATGGCCCCGTTTGCTGTTCGCACCCAATCTTTTTTCTACCTTTTTTAACATTAGGTTTCTAAACCTTAGAAGAGGGTAGTAATAACCGAACTCAGGTTTAGAAATGATAATGACCTGTGCATAATCTGGCATTATTATTTGCGAATGGCAAACGGAGCCCATAATTAATAACAGTCGCAAGCTAATTATCTTTAATTAGCTTAAAACAACATATTTATAAGGGAAATAGCCTTTTTGCTAAAAGCGTCAGAAATTTCACCACAAAGTTATATACTGTATCTAAGTGCTATGTCATTCAAACTATTCGCTGTGTAAAGCAGGATACATCGGGGTAAAAATATCTGCCGAGTACTATGGCCTGCGCTTGTTTCTAAGCTGGACACCTTCAAGTTCCAGTACCTTTTGAAACATAGGATCCTTTTCATATAAGAATTCGCGCCCGAAAATATCGTCTGATGAAGTGACCCTTTGGTAAAGTTCCTCTATGGAATAACTTACCTGATGTTCCACATGATTTTGAAAAGCATCCACAACGGATTTTGCTCCGGTAAAATCAATCTGCGGCTCGATCCTAAAAATAATCTTACTATGGGGCAACTGCAGAATCGAAGGATTCGTCTGAAGTCCGCCCAAAAGATTTGGTGTTTCGCCAATGCTGACCAGTTGATCATTCCTGGCTGCAAGATTGGAAAGGTTGGAGGCAGAGGAATAGATATATCTGTCCTGCAGCACATAAACCTTCCCTTTAAAGCTATAGTTCAGGCTGTCAGGCAGTACAAAGGTAAAGTTCGGAATGGAAATAAAATACATCTTGGGCTGCTTAAGTGTAGCTACGTCAACATTGAAGGAAAAACCCTTTTTACTCTTTACTGAATCTGCATTGACATTAAACTGTTTTTGGTTGTATGGGCTGAAATTCCTCCCAACTACAACATCCTGTTTCAGGGTATCCTTCATAATCCGGCCTAAGAAATTGGCGTAAGTATTGTCGCTTCCACCACCATTCCCCCTTATATCAAGTACTATAGATTTTACAATGCTTTTTTCAATAAAAGGCTTTAGCTGCTTTGCCAGGGAATCGCCATAGGCCTCTACCATAAGCGGCATTTTTGCATAAAAAATACCATCCTTTTCAAAATAATGTGTTGTCAGGGGAACTGATTCGTCATTATAACCAAAGGGGTTCAGAATTTTTTTACCGAAGCTGACCGTGTCTCCCAAGGATGCATTTAGTTGTCTCATGTTTCCCTGTTTATCTTCAAAAACTAACTGGAGACCTCCTCTTTTAAAGAATTCGGCAGATTTATAGAAGGCCTCATGGTAGACCTTTCTGTTTGCTCTATCCCATCTCAGCGGAGAAATATGGGCATATTGTTTTTTCACAAAGGCATGTACATTTAAACCATTGCAGCTCCTGAGCCTCATCGATGCCGGAAATTTAACACCCTTGTAGGAGAAGGGCAGCATGTTGTAATAATCCCCATTGGTATAAACCAGGTTCAGCTCCAGCTTATTAGTAAAATTACGGTTGGCAAACTTTTCGTAGGTATGCCCATACACCATAGAAATGCTGTCAATATGTTTGATGATCCCATTGGGTATCCAGTTGGTTCTCATGATATTCAGCTGCCAGCTTCCAAGCCTGCCCGAATGCCCATCTTGTGCCACATTCAGTGTCATATCTACAATATGCAGGAAATCTGCCATCGTCGTTTTATTGGTGATGCTCTTCCTTAGCCGACGTGCATAACGATCAAAATCTATTCCGCGAACCTCTTTATTGAAATAAATAACGGGGCTTACCTGATGGATAAGGGAGACTAGTGAATCATGATCCTCAAGCATCTGCGTGTGGCTTAGCTGGGGAACCGTTTCCAGACCTGCCAAAGGGAAGCCTGGCTTATTACTATTTCTTAAGGCACACGAAGTGAAAAAACAGATTGCTGAGAGGATGATAAGTTTGCGCATAAAAATATTTATTTAGCACAAAGAAATACATTAGCTATACCAAATAATTGTAAAAATCATTCATGTTTGGATTCTTCAAAAATCCAGGCTAGCTGGTCTTGGGCTAACGATACCTTTCCTTGCAACTTCTTTGGAGCCAGCCCGGCAAAAGCCCTGAAATCCTTTATGAAATGCGCCTGATCATAGTAATTGTGATCCAGACCAATCTGAGTAAGCGGGGCTTCCTTGCCGAGTAATACTGGCAATGCTCTCCTGAACCGAACGGTCTTAAGAAACTGCTGAGGGTTCTGGCCTAAATGGCTTTTGAAAAGGCGGTAAAGCGTGGTATCACTGATACCCAGCTTCTTGCAGAGCAGTTCGATAATGGTATCCTGACCTGAATGACTGGCCAGTCTGATGTGTTCGAGCGCTTCCCTTAACCTGTGAGGAATGCGATCATTAAGCGTTCCGACTAATGCTTTTTCCAATAGCCTTGCCCTCAAAACCGGATGATGCTCATCAAAAACCTGCTCTAACAGAAAGCCATCTTTAAATTGCAGGAAATCCTCTACAGGTCGATCGGCGGCCACAACACAATCCAGCCTCTCACCTGTAAATGCACCAAGGGCAGCGGCGCGGAATATAATGCAGACCTGGTCGAGTTCCCCTTGTAGATTCACCTTAAAAGGGCTGGTATGAAAACCATATATCCGGCTTGAAAAGCTGTTTTCCCCCACGGCTATACTACAAATATTATTTTTACCATCGTTAACATAAGTCACCTTATTCTGTTTATAGATAGCCAAACAAAGGTTGCTATTAGGAAAAGTGGTGTAGTTGATCAGGTTATGGTCTGATTTTTTCAAAAAAAGAAAATATTCTACATATTTTTTCAGTAGCTCATTTTCAGGTCTTAAAATAATCGTCTCCATTGGCACATGTTCTAGTAATTCATAACGCTAACAACGACAAAGATAGAATTTGGCCTCACGAATCAATAACACAATCACCTCCAATTAATATTCTTGCCTTAATTTCCCATGGGCAGTTCAACACTGAATGTGGTTCCTTCGCTGTTACTTTTCTCAACGCTAATCTGGCCATGATGTAGCGCTATAATTTCGCGGCAGAGATAAAGACCAATCCCGAAGCCGGCAATTGATCCGATTTGAGGATTCTGGACCCTGTGGTAACGTTCAAAAATAAGGTGCTGGTCTTCGCCTGCAATTCCTATACCTTCATCACTTACGGTTAACTTTAGCCTGTTCTGATCAGGTGCCGTGCAGGCAATGGTAATACGTGTGCCCATTTCCGAATATTTAACGGCGTTTCCTGCCAGGTTATGGATCACCTGCGAGATTTTTTCGCGGTCTGCGTATAATGTTAACGCTTGCACAGGTTCGAACACAATGATATGGGTATGTATAGAGGAAAGCATTTCTTCCTCCAGCTCTGCAAAGAGTTGCGGTAGGTCGATTTTTGATTTCTCAATCAACATTTTTCCAGAATCCAGCCTTGAAATATTCAAAAAGCTATTGATCATGGAATTCATATTACGCACCTGTTTGATTGATTTGGCGAGTACGTTTTGCTGAGTGGTGTTTTCTGTAAGGTTGGCCTCTCGCTGAAGCACCTGTAGATAGGCCTGAAGGGATGTTAATGGCGTTTTAAGTTCGTGGCTTACCATACCCATAAAATCGTCTTTCCGCTGTTCGTCTTTTTTCTGCTCGGTAATATCCCTTAGTGTACCGTTCAACGTGGCCGCTTTACCGTTCGGATCATAAAATACTTTTCCCCTGGCCTGTACCAGTCTGGGGGCCGGCTCCTTTGGGTTGTTTATCCGGTATTCAATAAAATATTGTCCGTCCGATCCATCCCTTAGCGATTCCTTTATCGCATCAGTTACTCTTTCCCTGTCTTCATCGTGGATGGAGTTAAGGGCCAGCGAAAGGTCCAGGTGTTCTTCGGCTGAAAGTCCGAACCAGGATTTTAGCAGGGCATTGCCCGAAAAGAGGTTGTTCCTGGGTTCATAATAGAAGGTAGCCAGTTCGCCCGCATCTATGGCTAGGGTAAGCATCTGCTGGTCTTTCTCGTTTTTACGGCGGTCAAGCACCTGCTGGGTAATTTCTTCCAGAATAACCAGTATTCCGGTAACTTTACCCGAAGAGATAATGGGTTGATAAATCGAGTTTACGATGGCCTCCCTCAGTCCGCTTTCATCACGGAGCTTTACCAAAAACTCCTTATTAATCTTTGGTTTTCCGGTTTCATATACATTGTCCAGCCACATGTTTACCGGCTGGCCTTCGAGCTCCGGCCTGGCCGTATGATGGGCTTGTCCTATTACTTCTTTCCCTTCGCGTCCCCAGGTCTTTAGTATCGCCGTATTGGCCATTTCAATAATATGGTCCGGGCCTTGTAGTACCGCAATACCCACCGGTGCCTGTTCAATGATGGTCTTCACATGTTCCCGGCTTTCCTCCAGTAATTTCATAGAAATGTTGAGGTCTTCATTAGTAGAGGTGAGCTCTTCCATGGTGGTAGCCATTTCTTCAATAAGCGCCTGTTCTTTTTCTTCTTTTTGCTGTATCCGCTCCAGGTATTCCCTTCTTGATGTAACCTCTTTCGCGGTATTCAGGATGCACCAGGTTTTGTTGTCTGCCGAAAGCAAAGCTTTATATTCATAATCAAAGTAATCCGTTGTCGGCATCCCGTTTTTAATTAGCCTGGCAGGGGCATCAGTTACCGAGTAGCTGATGCCGGAACGCCATACCTGTTCAAGGATAGGAAGAAAGGGCTGGCCTGCAAGTTCGGGTATTGCCTGTATTAGTGGTTTCCCGATTACCGAAATGTCTTTGCCCCATAGCGCAAGCATTCCTGCGTTCGCAAAACGGATAATCATTTCTTCACCGGTATATATGGCGGTTGGATCTGGAGAGGACTGGAGGGCCTGGATAATCAGCTCTTCGCTAAAATTGTTGTCGTGCGGTCTTTCTTCGGCATTCATCGATAATCCAAAGATAAAAAAAACGACATATTTTTTCTATTTATTCAACCAGCGATCGTCTTTTTATTCACTTCTCAGCAATAATCATTTTTATTCAGCCATTTTTATTCAGCTTCTTATATACTAAAAATAATCTAAAGTAAAAAGACGAAAACACCTTAAATAATCGGGTATTTCTATCCCATTACAAATCAATATTTTAAGATAATTTAGCAGCTGTCAATAGCAACAGGGCGTAAACTGAAAAGCCGTAAAAGAGTAAGTATTTTAATCTAAATCAAACATTACAATGGGACAATTTGCCTCCATTATTTCTCTCACCAAAAAAGAAATTCTGACCTTAACTGAAACGCTTATAACGGAC
This genomic interval carries:
- a CDS encoding NAD(P)/FAD-dependent oxidoreductase, encoding MLLKNKQVAIIGGGPGGLTLARLLQQMGIDVKVYERDVNRSARVQGAPLDLHENSGLAAIRKAGLLDAFKNNYMPEADKTTITDENGEVVFSDHDLERMKEEDFGHEHFRPEIDRGALRKILLDSLHPENIIWDSQFLFMEKQKDGWLLHFKNGSEAYADLVIGADGANSKIRPYITGIKAFYSGITMLEGNIDNAEQQVPEITRHLRGGKLMAFGNEKNILMGQKADGEIGFYASFKTEEDWAKRSGLDFSSRLEVLEWFKKEYTGWSDLWYGLFENTAAPFIPRPINCMPLDQTWNSLPDVTMIGDAAHVMPPFAGEGVNMAMLDALELSESLTGSHHVSIHEAIVSYETAMRKRASEMAMESLKNGEMMHHANALSTMCSFFGAIR
- a CDS encoding AraC family transcriptional regulator, with amino-acid sequence MGGTLDFKLVQPEESIKDFVYCFSSLQNFSNDHKAVVTPNGRIDLICSKTNNNKIQVALLGLETQPKYPDQEISDFCSVSFNPLAIEYIFGFPVADIINSGRLMPDDFWGLKIEDLDHFDAFCDMMTKKITALLPADVDVRKSKLFELVFAQDGEISVAELCEKILWSPRQINRYFNQQFGLPLKAYCKILRFQASLSHIKAGTLYPQLNFTDQSHFIKEVKRLSGVSPKELYKNKNDRFLQFLVDDQK
- a CDS encoding EamA family transporter, which codes for MKTAKYYLAAIFAYAVWGFFSLVLKPLSAYSSVDILFYRIFSCAILMLLITTLFKRTELVKTFSNIKALPSKERRNMLLLNIGGSIFLNINWFSFIYVLNHVSIKATSLAYLVCPIITTLLAYRLLHEKLNKVQWTAVGLSIFGCLMLSYANIMDMVYGIVIGFSYAAYLVSQRKNTGFDKFILLTFHISLSALMLLPFYPAYSGPVPTEKLFWLLIELIAVGFTVIPLFLNLYALKGLNSSTVGMLLNINPIIGFMIAALVFHEPISPLQMAAYSIIFISVVVFNAHYLLMRKQKHLPDKNNSDLA
- a CDS encoding helix-turn-helix domain-containing protein, producing the protein MKTSEKRSDCPISSSLDIFGDRWSLLIVRDLMLHKTRTYGDFTKSEEKIATNILANRLQVLEDHGIIIKLPYPDNKVKVLYQLSKKGIDLIPTVIEIALWGGKHLANTDESSPFLKALKKNKTKFLNNIMDRLLAEDEA
- a CDS encoding NAD(P)H-binding protein encodes the protein MTDYSTTPGGEKVLVTGVTGSIGKATVEQLLKKGIPASQIIGLSRKKEQIEDLAAKGVEVRFGDYSDYNSLLRAFEGIDKVMLTSAVAFTDRSTQHFNAITAARQAGVKHVVYMAIMRKEGSGRIMPEVTESDLFTEQVLKSSGIDYTIVYHPPFMDVLSLYFDPNPYENGIKVPANNGKMAPATRDELAEAHAVILSTPGHANKTYSLGGSHLVSFAGIAKILGEIKGQAVPFTTITTAQYIDGIMANGVPRHVAEFITGWVTAIDEGEFEYQSGDLEHLLGRKTKTYQAYLESKLA
- a CDS encoding S41 family peptidase → MRKLIILSAICFFTSCALRNSNKPGFPLAGLETVPQLSHTQMLEDHDSLVSLIHQVSPVIYFNKEVRGIDFDRYARRLRKSITNKTTMADFLHIVDMTLNVAQDGHSGRLGSWQLNIMRTNWIPNGIIKHIDSISMVYGHTYEKFANRNFTNKLELNLVYTNGDYYNMLPFSYKGVKFPASMRLRSCNGLNVHAFVKKQYAHISPLRWDRANRKVYHEAFYKSAEFFKRGGLQLVFEDKQGNMRQLNASLGDTVSFGKKILNPFGYNDESVPLTTHYFEKDGIFYAKMPLMVEAYGDSLAKQLKPFIEKSIVKSIVLDIRGNGGGSDNTYANFLGRIMKDTLKQDVVVGRNFSPYNQKQFNVNADSVKSKKGFSFNVDVATLKQPKMYFISIPNFTFVLPDSLNYSFKGKVYVLQDRYIYSSASNLSNLAARNDQLVSIGETPNLLGGLQTNPSILQLPHSKIIFRIEPQIDFTGAKSVVDAFQNHVEHQVSYSIEELYQRVTSSDDIFGREFLYEKDPMFQKVLELEGVQLRNKRRP
- a CDS encoding AraC family transcriptional regulator; its protein translation is METIILRPENELLKKYVEYFLFLKKSDHNLINYTTFPNSNLCLAIYKQNKVTYVNDGKNNICSIAVGENSFSSRIYGFHTSPFKVNLQGELDQVCIIFRAAALGAFTGERLDCVVAADRPVEDFLQFKDGFLLEQVFDEHHPVLRARLLEKALVGTLNDRIPHRLREALEHIRLASHSGQDTIIELLCKKLGISDTTLYRLFKSHLGQNPQQFLKTVRFRRALPVLLGKEAPLTQIGLDHNYYDQAHFIKDFRAFAGLAPKKLQGKVSLAQDQLAWIFEESKHE
- a CDS encoding ATP-binding protein, with product MNAEERPHDNNFSEELIIQALQSSPDPTAIYTGEEMIIRFANAGMLALWGKDISVIGKPLIQAIPELAGQPFLPILEQVWRSGISYSVTDAPARLIKNGMPTTDYFDYEYKALLSADNKTWCILNTAKEVTSRREYLERIQQKEEKEQALIEEMATTMEELTSTNEDLNISMKLLEESREHVKTIIEQAPVGIAVLQGPDHIIEMANTAILKTWGREGKEVIGQAHHTARPELEGQPVNMWLDNVYETGKPKINKEFLVKLRDESGLREAIVNSIYQPIISSGKVTGILVILEEITQQVLDRRKNEKDQQMLTLAIDAGELATFYYEPRNNLFSGNALLKSWFGLSAEEHLDLSLALNSIHDEDRERVTDAIKESLRDGSDGQYFIEYRINNPKEPAPRLVQARGKVFYDPNGKAATLNGTLRDITEQKKDEQRKDDFMGMVSHELKTPLTSLQAYLQVLQREANLTENTTQQNVLAKSIKQVRNMNSMINSFLNISRLDSGKMLIEKSKIDLPQLFAELEEEMLSSIHTHIIVFEPVQALTLYADREKISQVIHNLAGNAVKYSEMGTRITIACTAPDQNRLKLTVSDEGIGIAGEDQHLIFERYHRVQNPQIGSIAGFGIGLYLCREIIALHHGQISVEKSNSEGTTFSVELPMGN